A genomic stretch from Saccharomyces paradoxus chromosome XVI, complete sequence includes:
- the PBI1 gene encoding Pbi1p (similar to YPL272C), whose amino-acid sequence MTAFRPLSSFEKKILTQSLNDQRNGTIFSSTYSKSLNRENDADWHSDEVTLGTNSSKDDSRLTLPLIATTLKRLIKSQPALFATVNEEWEFEPLEQLKTSDIVNLIEFETIKDKEVNCHWGVPPPYLLRHAFNKTRFVPGSNKPLWTLYVIDEALLVFHGHDVLFDIFSAANFHKLFLKELNEISTVKHSEDRVLFDINDVNLSELKFPKSIYDSAKLHLPAMTPQIFHKQTQSFFKSIYYNTLKRPFGYLTNQTSLTTSASATQLKKYNDILNAHTSLCGTTVFGIVNNQRFNYLKSIVNQEHICLRSFICGIAMICLKPLVKDFTGTIVFSIPINLRKHLGLGESLGLFFKELRVECPLSLIDDELSVNEFLANSNDNEDNDDEFNERLMECQFNKVTKHVSGFIMAKLKSWEKNGFNDDDIRRMKYDNDDDFHIQNSKTKLIQINDVSDISLSMNNDDKSFNIVSTGFTSSINRPTLMSLSYTYCEEMGLNICIHYPDSYNLESFVECFESFIE is encoded by the coding sequence ATGACAGCATTTAGGCCACTATCaagctttgaaaaaaaaattctcacTCAATCTTTGAATGACCAAAGAAATGGAACTATTTTCTCGAGCACATACTCGAAATCTTTAAATAGAGAAAATGACGCCGACTGGCATTCGGATGAAGTTACACTCGGAAcaaattcttccaaagatGACTCCCGTCTGACGCTGCCCTTAATAGCAACaactttgaaaagattaaTTAAATCACAACCGGCATTATTTGCGACTGTAAACGAAGAATGGGAATTCGAGCCATTGGAGCAACTAAAAACTTCCGATATTGTTAATCTGATTGAGTTTGAAACcataaaagataaagaGGTCAATTGTCATTGGGGCGTTCCACCTCCTTATCTCTTACGTCATGCCTTTAACAAGACTAGGTTTGTTCCTGGATCAAATAAACCTTTGTGGACACTATATGTGATTGATGAAGCGCTATTGGTGTTTCATGGTCACGACGTGTTGTTTGATATCTTTTCAGCGGCTAACTTTCAtaaattatttttaaaagaactaAACGAAATCAGCACAGTAAAGCACTCTGAAGATAGGGTATTGTTTGATATCAATGACGTCAATCTCTCAGAATTAAAATTTCCCAAATCGATATACGATAGTGCAAAATTACACCTGCCTGCTATGACACCACAAATCTTCCACAAGCAAACTcaatcttttttcaaatcaataTACTATAATACTTTGAAGAGACCTTTCGGTTATTTGACCAACCAAACTTCCCTTACCACATCAGCATCTGCAACACAACTAAAGAAGTACAATGATATCTTGAATGCACACACTTCATTATGCGGGACAACAGTATTTGGGATAGTGAACAACCAAAGATTTAACTATTTGAAGTCCATTGTTAATCAAGAGCATATATGTCTAAGAAGTTTCATCTGTGGTATTGCAATGATATGTTTAAAACCTCTCGTTAAGGATTTTACCGGTACAATAGTATTTTCTATTCCTATCAATTTAAGAAAGCACTTGGGCTTGGGCGAATCATTGGGTCTCTTCTTTAAAGAGTTGAGGGTCGAATGTCCACTTTCTTTAATTGATGACGAACTTTCTGTCAACGAATTTTTGGCGAACAGTAATGATAACGAggataatgatgatgagtTTAATGAAAGATTAATGGAGTGCCAGTTTAATAAAGTTACAAAACATGTTAGCGGCTTCATTATGGCGAAATTAAAAAGCTGGGAAAAGAATGGATTTAATGACGACGATATAAGAAGAATGAAATatgacaatgatgatgatttccATATCCAAAActcaaaaacaaaattgatTCAAATTAATGATGTTTCTGACATATCACTATCGATGAACAACGATGATAAATCTTTCAATATTGTGAGTACGGGATTTACAAGCTCGATAAATCGCCCCACATTAATGTCTCTTTCATATACGTACTGCGAAGAGATGGGCTTGAATATCTGTATTCACTATCCTGATTCGTATAATTTAGAATCATTCGTAGAGTGCTTTGAATCCTTTATTGAATAG
- the ATP15 gene encoding F1F0 ATP synthase subunit epsilon (Epsilon subunit of the F1 sector of mitochondrial F1F0 ATP synthase~similar to YPL271W), whose protein sequence is MSAWRKAGISYAAYLNVAAQAIRSSLKTELQTASVLSRSKTDAFYTQYKNGTAASEPTPITK, encoded by the coding sequence ATGTCCGCCTGGAGGAAAGCTGGTATATCGTATGCTGCATATTTGAACGTGGCCGCTCAGGCTATTCGCTCTTCATTGAAAACTGAGTTGCAAACCGCTAGTGTCCTCAGTAGATCGAAAACAGATGCCTTTTATACCCAGTATAAGAATGGTACTGCTGCTTCTGAACCCACTCCAATAACAAAATAG
- the SAM4 gene encoding S-adenosylmethionine-homocysteine S-methyltransferase SAM4 (S-adenosylmethionine-homocysteine methyltransferase~similar to YPL273W): MARLPLKQLLADSPKKVLVLDGGQGTELENRGIKVANPVWSTIPFISESFWSDESSANRKIVKEMFNDFLNAGAEILMTTTYQTSYKSVSENTPIKTLSEYNNLLNRIVDFSRNCIGEDKYLIGCIGPWGAHICREFTGDYGAEPENIDFYQYFKPQLENFNKNDKLDLIGFETIPNIHELKAILSWDESILSKPFYIGLSVHENGVLRDGTTMEEVAQVIKDLGDKINPNFSLLGINCVSFNQSPDILESLHQALPKMALLAYPNSGEVYDTEKKIWLPNSDKLNSWDTVVKRYISSGARIIGGCCRTSPKDIQEISAAVKKYT, translated from the coding sequence ATGGCACGTCTTCCTCTGAAGCAGTTACTAGCAGATAGCCCCAAAAAAgttcttgttcttgatgGTGGCCAAGGAACAGAATTGGAAAACAGAGGTATCAAAGTTGCCAACCCCGTGTGGTCAACTATTCCATTCATTAGTGAGTCGTTTTGGTCTGATGAGTCATCAGCCAACAGAAAAATCGTCAAAGAAATGTTCAACGATTTCTTGAATGCTGGTGCGGAAATATTGATGACTACAACATATCAAACGAGTTATAAATCAGTCTCTGAAAACACCCCGATTAAGACTTTATCAGAATACAATAACCTTTTGAATAGGATCGTCGATTTTTCTCGTAATTGCATTGGCGAAGACAAATACTTGATTGGCTGTATTGGCCCATGGGGTGCTCATATTTGTCGCGAGTTCACAGGTGACTATGGTGCTGAACCGGAAAATATTGACTTCTATCAATACTTTAAACCTCAGTTGGAAaacttcaataaaaatgataaactGGATTTGATTGGGTTTGAAACCATTCCTAACATTCATGAGCTGAAGGCTATTCTGTCTTGGGATGAGAGTATCCTATCCAAACCCTTCTACATCGGGTTATCCGTGCATGAGAACGGTGTCTTGAGAGATGGCACTACCATGGAAGAAGTTGCACAAGTTATTAAGGACTTGGGCGACAAAATAAATCCCAACTTTTCCCTCCTAGGTATCAACTGCGTCAGCTTCAACCAGTCTCCTGACATTCTTGAGTCCTTACATCAAGCCCTGCCAAAAATGGCCTTGCTTGCTTATCCAAATAGTGGGGAAGTTTATGAcactgaaaagaaaatatggttGCCAAATAGCGATAAGCTAAACAGTTGGGATACGGTTGTCAAACGATACATTAGCAGCGGTGCCCGCATCATTGGTGGTTGCTGTAGAACAAGTCCAAAAGATATCCAAGAAATTTCCGCAGCCGTTAAGAAATATACCTGA